A genomic window from Chelonia mydas isolate rCheMyd1 chromosome 16, rCheMyd1.pri.v2, whole genome shotgun sequence includes:
- the CLIC3 gene encoding chloride intracellular channel protein 3, with amino-acid sequence MAESSKLQLFVKASDDGESIGHCPFCQRLFMILLLKGIPFTLTKVDMKGAPDVLKDFAPGAQLPVLLYNGEPKTDTNKIEEFLEETLGPPNFPSLVPRYKESTTAGNDIFHKFSVFIKNSLPAQDEVLQKNLLKALLKLDRYLSTPLEYELARDPSLTVSQRRFLDGDQLTLADCSLLPKLNIVHIVCKHYRQLGIPQELRGVWRYLDSAGEAKEFKYSCPKSEEIVQAYRTVVRPLK; translated from the exons GCGAGCGATGATGGGGAGAGCATCGGGCACTGCCCCTTCTGCCAGCGCCTCTTCATGATTCTGCTGCTCAAGGGGATCCCCTTTACTCTGACCAAAGTGGATATGAAGGG GGCCCCGGATGTGCTGAAGGATTTTGCcccgggagcccagctgcccgTGCTGCTGTATAATGGGGAGCCCAAAACCGACACCAACAAGATCGAGGAGTTCCTGGAGGAGACCCTGGGCCCCCCAAA CTTCCCCAGTCTGGTTCCCCGGTACAAGGAGTCCACCACGGCCGGGAACGACATCTTCCACAAGTTCTCCGTGTTCATCAAAAACTCGCTGCCGGCCCAGGACGAGG TGCTACAGAAGAACCTGCTGAAGGCCCTCCTGAAGCTGGACAGGTACCTGAGCACCCCCCTGGAGTACGAGCTCGCCCGGGACCCCAGCCTCACCGTCTCCCAGAGGAGGTTCCTGGACGGCGATCAGCTGACACTGGCCGACTGCAGCCTGCTGCCCAAACTTAACATTGTCCAT ATCGTGTGCAAACACTACCGGCAGCTGGGGATCCCCCAGGAGCTGCGCGGGGTCTGGCGCTACCTGGACAGTGCGGGTGAGGCCAAGGAGTTCAAATACAGCTGCCCCAAGAGCGAGGAGATCGTGCAGGCCTATCGCACCGTGGTGAGGCCACTCAAGTAG
- the PAXX gene encoding protein PAXX isoform X1: protein MAEPAGPFYALGVGDQQYLCYCGAQESGGFNIYVTNASEVWSTDFTLEKLEGHKAQSGMCPSEDYSTKFREAFEHRAAALTVHDSKATLQLKEGTWSLTFDLFKLPCSEARNQLQALMFGLVGCVSSLEKRLEAAEDAAASCSPEKNLLQSQRLLIPDLSPRKNRGGGSAMTAKRRVPGESLINPGFKSVARCPVRCIDRTPKVRSAWVINLHQLLLSCGHLLPTCITGRPAGSGLQLPSQPQSRGGPAGGGASKKAPTGVDFEDS, encoded by the exons ATGGCCGAGCCGGCGGGGCCCTTTTACGCCCTGGGGGTCGGGGATCAGCAGTATCTGTGCTACTGCGGCGCGCAGGAGAGCGGCGGCTTCAATATCTA TGTAACCAATGCATCTGAGGTGTGGAGTACTGATTTCACCCTGGAGAAGCTGGAAGGACAT AAGGCCCAGAGTGGGATGTGTCCTTCTGAAGATTACAGCACAAAGTTCAG AGAAGCCTTTGAGCACAGAGCTGCTGCCTTGACAGTACATGACAGCAAAGCCACCCTGCAGCTGAAGGAAGGTACCTGGAGCTTGACTTTTGACCTGTTCAAGCTACCCTGCTCTGAAGCTAGGAACCAGTTGCAGGCGTTGATGTTTGGCTTAGTGGGGTGTGTCAGCAGCCTGGAGAAACGTCTTGAAG CTGCAGAGGATGCTGCTGCTTCATGCAGTCCAGAGAAGAACCTGCTCCAGAGCCAAAGGCTGTTGATCCCAG ACCTGAGTCCCAGGAAGAACAGGGGAGGCGGCTCAGCCATGACAGCCAAGAGACGAGTCCCAGGAGAGTCTCTCATTAACCCGGGATTCAAAAG TGTGGCCAGGTGTCCGGTCAGGTGTATTGACCGGACACCCAAAGTCCGGTCAGCATGGGTCATCAACCTGCACCAGCTCCTTCTCAGCTGTGGCCACCTCCTTCCTACCTGCATCACGGGCAGGCCGGCAGGCAGCGGGCTGCAGCTCccgtcccagccccagagcagagggggcCCAGCTGGTGGAGGAGCAAG TAAGAAGGCACCGACCGGGGTGGATTTTGAAGACTCCTGA
- the PAXX gene encoding protein PAXX isoform X2 produces MAEPAGPFYALGVGDQQYLCYCGAQESGGFNIYVTNASEVWSTDFTLEKLEGHAQSGMCPSEDYSTKFREAFEHRAAALTVHDSKATLQLKEGTWSLTFDLFKLPCSEARNQLQALMFGLVGCVSSLEKRLEAAEDAAASCSPEKNLLQSQRLLIPDLSPRKNRGGGSAMTAKRRVPGESLINPGFKSVARCPVRCIDRTPKVRSAWVINLHQLLLSCGHLLPTCITGRPAGSGLQLPSQPQSRGGPAGGGASKKAPTGVDFEDS; encoded by the exons ATGGCCGAGCCGGCGGGGCCCTTTTACGCCCTGGGGGTCGGGGATCAGCAGTATCTGTGCTACTGCGGCGCGCAGGAGAGCGGCGGCTTCAATATCTA TGTAACCAATGCATCTGAGGTGTGGAGTACTGATTTCACCCTGGAGAAGCTGGAAGGACAT GCCCAGAGTGGGATGTGTCCTTCTGAAGATTACAGCACAAAGTTCAG AGAAGCCTTTGAGCACAGAGCTGCTGCCTTGACAGTACATGACAGCAAAGCCACCCTGCAGCTGAAGGAAGGTACCTGGAGCTTGACTTTTGACCTGTTCAAGCTACCCTGCTCTGAAGCTAGGAACCAGTTGCAGGCGTTGATGTTTGGCTTAGTGGGGTGTGTCAGCAGCCTGGAGAAACGTCTTGAAG CTGCAGAGGATGCTGCTGCTTCATGCAGTCCAGAGAAGAACCTGCTCCAGAGCCAAAGGCTGTTGATCCCAG ACCTGAGTCCCAGGAAGAACAGGGGAGGCGGCTCAGCCATGACAGCCAAGAGACGAGTCCCAGGAGAGTCTCTCATTAACCCGGGATTCAAAAG TGTGGCCAGGTGTCCGGTCAGGTGTATTGACCGGACACCCAAAGTCCGGTCAGCATGGGTCATCAACCTGCACCAGCTCCTTCTCAGCTGTGGCCACCTCCTTCCTACCTGCATCACGGGCAGGCCGGCAGGCAGCGGGCTGCAGCTCccgtcccagccccagagcagagggggcCCAGCTGGTGGAGGAGCAAG TAAGAAGGCACCGACCGGGGTGGATTTTGAAGACTCCTGA
- the PAXX gene encoding protein PAXX isoform X4: MAEPAGPFYALGVGDQQYLCYCGAQESGGFNIYVTNASEVWSTDFTLEKLEGHAQSGMCPSEDYSTKFREAFEHRAAALTVHDSKATLQLKEGTWSLTFDLFKLPCSEARNQLQALMFGLVGCVSSLEKRLEAAEDAAASCSPEKNLLQSQRLLIPDLSPRKNRGGGSAMTAKRRVPGESLINPGFKSKKAPTGVDFEDS, from the exons ATGGCCGAGCCGGCGGGGCCCTTTTACGCCCTGGGGGTCGGGGATCAGCAGTATCTGTGCTACTGCGGCGCGCAGGAGAGCGGCGGCTTCAATATCTA TGTAACCAATGCATCTGAGGTGTGGAGTACTGATTTCACCCTGGAGAAGCTGGAAGGACAT GCCCAGAGTGGGATGTGTCCTTCTGAAGATTACAGCACAAAGTTCAG AGAAGCCTTTGAGCACAGAGCTGCTGCCTTGACAGTACATGACAGCAAAGCCACCCTGCAGCTGAAGGAAGGTACCTGGAGCTTGACTTTTGACCTGTTCAAGCTACCCTGCTCTGAAGCTAGGAACCAGTTGCAGGCGTTGATGTTTGGCTTAGTGGGGTGTGTCAGCAGCCTGGAGAAACGTCTTGAAG CTGCAGAGGATGCTGCTGCTTCATGCAGTCCAGAGAAGAACCTGCTCCAGAGCCAAAGGCTGTTGATCCCAG ACCTGAGTCCCAGGAAGAACAGGGGAGGCGGCTCAGCCATGACAGCCAAGAGACGAGTCCCAGGAGAGTCTCTCATTAACCCGGGATTCAAAAG TAAGAAGGCACCGACCGGGGTGGATTTTGAAGACTCCTGA
- the PAXX gene encoding protein PAXX isoform X3 codes for MAEPAGPFYALGVGDQQYLCYCGAQESGGFNIYVTNASEVWSTDFTLEKLEGHKAQSGMCPSEDYSTKFREAFEHRAAALTVHDSKATLQLKEGTWSLTFDLFKLPCSEARNQLQALMFGLVGCVSSLEKRLEAAEDAAASCSPEKNLLQSQRLLIPDLSPRKNRGGGSAMTAKRRVPGESLINPGFKSKKAPTGVDFEDS; via the exons ATGGCCGAGCCGGCGGGGCCCTTTTACGCCCTGGGGGTCGGGGATCAGCAGTATCTGTGCTACTGCGGCGCGCAGGAGAGCGGCGGCTTCAATATCTA TGTAACCAATGCATCTGAGGTGTGGAGTACTGATTTCACCCTGGAGAAGCTGGAAGGACAT AAGGCCCAGAGTGGGATGTGTCCTTCTGAAGATTACAGCACAAAGTTCAG AGAAGCCTTTGAGCACAGAGCTGCTGCCTTGACAGTACATGACAGCAAAGCCACCCTGCAGCTGAAGGAAGGTACCTGGAGCTTGACTTTTGACCTGTTCAAGCTACCCTGCTCTGAAGCTAGGAACCAGTTGCAGGCGTTGATGTTTGGCTTAGTGGGGTGTGTCAGCAGCCTGGAGAAACGTCTTGAAG CTGCAGAGGATGCTGCTGCTTCATGCAGTCCAGAGAAGAACCTGCTCCAGAGCCAAAGGCTGTTGATCCCAG ACCTGAGTCCCAGGAAGAACAGGGGAGGCGGCTCAGCCATGACAGCCAAGAGACGAGTCCCAGGAGAGTCTCTCATTAACCCGGGATTCAAAAG TAAGAAGGCACCGACCGGGGTGGATTTTGAAGACTCCTGA